From the Cryptomeria japonica chromosome 2, Sugi_1.0, whole genome shotgun sequence genome, one window contains:
- the LOC131061429 gene encoding uncharacterized protein LOC131061429, protein MGCEVPIVPKAMMENILSSEALARAREGGRSFAAKEWINNPYQTMPSQRFPTIKLQSVAFPQSNQTGTSSTMVSPMPLPLSNSVAYSASQAVGGGLGGLPVVKHVENLHCSENSESKGKRRIRNRVNGLVGKKAKTDSSTDLVLSNGDGKPPSGRSRKRLSSAEGTGKTSSKRQNCRGIKEPENETDHKVVTSNENVLKDSALQAGSNSGSNGILGIYGLKTRSIDLSHHILDLSVNDILSEEFYLPKSGQLGNEGKHSTANSSLIKGLSKILQLMPNSIHTEDKKLKVENSSNLELRSQFEEFERGLQYTTQQKENCAMDSSAEPSALKFSSSFDSTFPLAMCPLYPIQDFVSRLGLPSNEPLENLIVKTDRQPDINNDPNSHVSSTGSIPPLKFSASLSGGSKSPLKSGKESKNRSPWLRAGIVKCATASLQAGSGLGLAVKNNANVECEQKETELTDKYARSEKTKRAFMIDLNVESFEQLDESAMVDAPNSSLLPEMTPEKNSSHSLHQKASESRNGEKDARDSSEDPCHSGVDHSIAEDENLQRRNISLKKETNSEKLPALQLETLRSQTSNIQDANNDIAIESKIKTIQSHDKLTHPEKGEEFEEQMQEPRTLNGFQKPCSVDQNTYQMGETSQRVPSDLQPLQLGLDKGLPSSEMPNSPQVEAAARILFDMANSQFHNNGVSLDNSAQEDSCDRLQRESFKSSTTVNRLVNANMVSESNLKVVEEYGDAEIKAPRTEKKRSRVPSSILLSKKNTSKGTEPGTVLNQFQNKTLESALRNKNTKQGLKGIGKHYSTEAEEESDKQSHIKSSRPSKPIRDDVGLKSVLCSANQNRGNLQPKSPTGAKMHISTKSNQNIRTNIGTHKFTLSREQNQRKLVSVGDVKSSRPTPSFTDRKR, encoded by the exons ATGGGGTGTGAGGTTCCAATAGTACCCAAGGCCATGATGGAGAACATCCTTTCAAGCGAGGCACTGGCAAGAGCCAGAGAAGGTGGGCGTTCATTTGCTGCAAAAGAGTGGATAAACAACCCTTACCAAACCATGCCTTCCCAACGGTTTCCTACCATCAAATTGCAATCTGTAGCATTCCCGCAATCAAATCAAACAG GGACTAGCAGCACGATGGTTTCTCCTATGCCCTTGCCATTATCAAATTCAGTGGCTTACAGTGCTTCGCAAGCTGTTGGAGGAGGGTTAGGAGGTTTGCCTGTTGTAAAACATGTAGAAAATCTGCATTGTTCAGAGAATTCGGAAAGTAAAGGAAAGAGAAGAATTAGGAACAGGGTAAATGGATTAGTTGGAAAAAAAGCAAAGACCGATTCTTCAACTGATCTGGTGTTGAGCAATGGAGATGGAAAGCCACCTTCTGGAAGATCTCGCAAGCGTCTTTCCTCTGCAG AGGGAACTGGGAAGACATCTTCCAAAAGGCAAAACTGTAGAGGAATAAAGGAGCCAGAAAATGAAACTGATCATAAAGTAGTAACTTCGAATGAAAATGTCTTGAAGGATTCTGCACTTCAAGCGGGGTCAAATTCTGGAAGCAACGGTATTTTAG GTATCTATGGGTTGAAGACGAGGTCAATTGATCTGTCCCACCATATTCTTGATTTATCTGTAAATGACATACTCTCAGAAGAGTTCTATCTCCCCAAATCTGGCCAGCTAGGTAATGAAGGCAAGCATAGCACAGCTAATAGTTCACTTATCAAAGGATTAAGCAAGATACTTCAGCTTATGCCAAATTCAATCCATACTGAAGACAAGAAACTGAAGGTGGAAAATTCATCTAACTTGGAATTGAGGTCGCAATTTGAGGAATTTGAGAGAGGTCTTCAGTATACCACTCAACAGAAGGAGAATTGTGCAATG GATTCTTCTGCAGAACCAAGTGCCTtgaagttttcatcctcatttgattcTACTTTTCCCCTGGCAATGTGTCCTTTATATCCAATCCAGGATTTTGTGAGTAGGTTGGGACTACCAAGCAATGAACCTCTTGAAAATCTTATTGTTAAGACTGATAGACAACCAGATATTAATAATGACCCAAACTCACATGTGAGTAGCACCGGGAGTATCCCACCTCTAAAATTTTCTGCTTCGCTATCTGGAGGTTCTAAGTCTCCCCTGAAAAGTGGCAAGGAATCAAAGAACCGAAGCCCATGGTTAAGGGCAGGAATTGTAAAATGTGCAACTGCTTCGTTGCAAGCAGGATCAGGATTGGGGTTAGCTGTTAAAAATAATGCAAATGTTGAATGTGAACAAAAAGAAACAGAGTTGACGGACAAATATGCAAGAAGTGAAAAAACGAAGAGAGCCTTCATGATAGACTTGAATGTAGAATCTTTTGAGCAGTTGGATGAGTCAGCAATGGTAGATGCTCCTAATTCTTCCTTGCTTCCTGAGATGACACCAGAAAAAAATTCTTCTCATTCTTTGCATCAAAAAGCTTCTGAAAGCAGAAATGGGGAAAAAGATGCAAGGGATAGTAGTGAGGATCCATGCCACAGCGGAGTTGATCACTCCATAGCCGAGGATGAGAATTTGCAAAGGAGAAACATAAGTTTGAAAAAGGAAACTAATTCAGAAAAACTACCAGCACTACAATTAGAAACACTCAGAAGCCAAACATCTAATATTCAAGATGCTAATAATGACATTGCCATTGAAAGCAAAATAAAAACAATTCAGTCTCATGATAAACTTACTCATCCTGAGAAGGGTGAAGAATTTGAAGAGCAAATGCAGGAACCAAGGACTTTGAATGGATTCCAAAAACCTTGTAGTGTGGACCAAAATACTTACCAAATGGGTGAAACATCCCAACGAGTCCCATCTGATTTGCAACCCTTGCAACTTGGTTTGGATAAAGGCCTGCCTTCCTCAG AAATGCCTAATTCACCACAAGTTGAAGCTGCAGCTAGGATTCTGTTTGACATGGCTAATTCCCAGTTTCATAATAATGGAGTTTCTTTGGATAATTCTGCTCAAGAAGATTCATGTGATAGACTGCAGCGGGAATCCTTTAAGAGTTCAACTACTGTCAATAGACTTGTGAATGCAAATATGGTTTCAGAAAGTAACTTAAAGGTAGTTGAAGAGTATGGGGATGCAGAGATCAAAGCTCCAAGAACTGAGAAGAAAAGGTCTAGAGTTCCCAGTTCTATTCTTTTGTCTAAGAAAAATACTTCCAAGGGAACAGAGCCAGGGACTGTGCTTAATCAGTTTCAAAATAAAACTCTTGAGTCTGCCTTAAGAAACAAAAATACAAAGCAGGGACTTAAAGGTATTGGAAAACATTACAGTACAGAAGCTGAAGAGGAATCTGACAAGCAAAGTCATATCAAGTCATCTAGGCCTTCAAAGCCAATTAGAGATGATGTTGGCTTAAAATCTGTTCTATGTTCAGCAAATCAGAACAGAGGAAATCTTCAGCCCAAATCTCCTACAGGAGCTAAAATGCATATTTCCACTAAAAGTAACCAGAATATCAGAACAAACATTGGAACCCACAAATTCACTCTTTCTAGAGAACAAAATCAACGGAAACTAGTAAGTGTGGGAGATGTCAAGTCCTCAAGGCCAACACCATCATTTACAGATAGGAAAAGGTAG